The DNA window agTGCTCTCTACCCATACTGCCCAACCTCCCACACCTTATCCCATCACCTAACCGAATGTTTATCAAACAGTAGGCATTCAGTTATCTGTGAATAAAATGGGTGTATATGTAAagtcagaaggaaggaagaagaggaacagATTGGAAGTGGTGCAAGCATTCTAGCCCATGCCAACTGGGTAGGTCCCTGAGTGGCTCTGCCCTGAGAACAGCCCCTTACCCAGGCAGTGCCCAGACCTGCAGAGGCCCACTCCATTCTCAGTAGCCTGAACATCACAGAATCTCTTCAGATTTGAAAATCATTCTTGGGATCCTAAAGTAAACCATTCTTGGGTCATAGAAAGGGCTGATTTCCCACGTCTCTTCCTACACAAAGGAGGGGGGAATTAGAGCAGGAATGCAGCTGCCCccacttctcttttttctctttttaaaatgcttcccTCCTTGGCCTCTGTCAATGGCTCAGATTCTGCAATATGCCATTTAAATGTGTGAGCATTTGGTCAACAAAGCTCAATTGAACACTTACGTGATAGGCACAGGCGACATTGAGATGACTAGCATACTCTAGGAATCCAGTCTGGTGGGGAAAAGGCAGATCCTGCAGTGTTACCGGTATACTAAGAGAGGTATTATGGTAGAATAGAGGAGAGGGAGCCTTtttgtatcagttatctattgctgcataaccaACCACCCCAAAtattagtggcttcaaacaataatcatttatttacaaCCAAGTCTTCCACTATGAGTACATTTTTACCCATTTATCCTTGAATTTCTAATTTAGCTGCTTTGTTGTTTTATGCATTCAGGCTAATAATTATTACATCTTCTTCATAGATTCTATCTTTTTAAAGTCATCTGGCAATCTCTGAGTTTTAATAGAATTTATCTGtttaaatttattgtaataactgatatgtttgattttattcttccattattaaacatttttgtttcctctttttccttttattacctTTGCTGGTTTTATTAAGttgtcatcattttcatttttttcccttgttaatTTGGAAGTTCTCTTGTTCAAAGTCAGGTATATTTCTACTAAATATTATCTATTTCTCTGTAAGAGGGTATTCCCTCCTCTTTTGGATATATTCCTCACCAAGGCACTCACCAATAAAATCAGAACTTAAGCACCTTAAACTCCTAATTTTTCAGAGACAGTTTGTTTATCTAGTGCTCCATTATTATTTAGAATTTCCTTCAAagtaatttcttatattttaaaagttcttatttaGCACTTACATTACACATTCCCCATCTATGcttattcattcatatttttatccaattatttttagttctatatttttcagtttgttgtttACAACTGTTTCCTATCCATCTGTTCTAGGACATTTGTTATTTGGTTAGAGCCTTTCCTCGAGTGTTGACAGATGGGTATCTGGGCGAAGTGTCTTGGAATTCTTGCATATCTGCAAATATATTTTGACAAGTGCAAAAAATTATCTACCTCAGTTGGATGTATAATTGGGTTTCAGTCCTCTCCTTCTAGTCAAGAGGCTAGTCTACTCTCTTCTAACTTCCAGATTGTAGACAGAAACTTGATgccaatttgattttttaaccttttgtaGGTAACATTCTTTCCACCTGAAAATTTGTTGGAACtaggaattttacaaaacatagatatgtgatttttttctcatcaacccATCTTTTAACACAGTAAACTATTTCAATTTGTAGAATCTGACACAGTTtgggaaaatttttatttgatttgagtcttctttatttattcctcttcctccttctgcaaCACCTAGTCTCATAGCAGGGTCTCCTGAATTTATTCTCCAAGTCTCTTACCCTTTTATGAATTTCCATCTCTTTAGGGTTTTGCTCTgttgactatttctttttcttttattagtttccggtgcacaagacaaagtaatacttagacgtttatcatttatatccctcacactatgtcaaccaccctccccccatccattatccctctgacatcgcacagagccattacatttccactgtctctattcctaatgctgtactccgcttcttgtaagtatatacatatatatatgtgtgtgtgtatatatatatatgtatgtgtgtgtgtgtgtgtgtgtgtgtgtgtgtatatatatatatatatatatatatatatatatatatatataaacttgtagttgacattcattattgttcagcttcagcttcagttgtgcagggcagtgatcaggcatctacatcatccctgaggtggtctccctaatgagacaagtgtccatcggatatcctacaaaatctttacaacattattgattacattccccaaattgactttcgtaaccaCTTGGCCAACTtatggttactgactgttttctcatcccctcaccttcccccttatccccaccctgcctcccatctagcaaccctcagtttttcctctgtgtctctgagactgtttctgattagttcattcacttattcttttctttagattccagatataagtgagatcatatggtatttgtctttctctgtctgacttatttcacttaacataatgttctctaggtccatccatgttgttgcaaatggtaagatttctttcttctttatggctgcgtaatactccattgtataaatgtaccagtttcttaatccagtcgtctactgatgggcattttggttgtttccatgtcttggctattgtgtatagtgctgcaataaacataggagtgtatacatttttttgaattagagttttggatttatCCGGAtagatgcctaggagtggaattgctggatcataaggtagttccattctcagatttttgagatatctccacactgttttcaatagtggctgcaccaaactgcaatcctaccaacagtacataagggttcccttttctccacatcctcgccagcacttgttgtttgttgatttattaaagatagccattttgactggggtgaggtggtatctcactgtggtttttatttgcatttctctgatggttagtgaggttgagcattttttcatatgtatgtccatctgtatgtcctttttagaaaaatgtcccttcatgtcctctgcccatttttcaattgggttgtttgtttttttggagttgagttgagtgagttttttttaataaatttgtgatattaacccttcattggatatatcattggcaaatatcttttcccattcagtaggatccctttttgttttattgatggtttcctttgctgtgaaaaaactttttagtttgatgtaatcccacatgctGACAGATATTTCTTGACCACAATCTTCTAAGCCACTAATTCAGGTCTCAACAATGACCATCTCCTTCAAAGCATCACTGAATTGCTTAATtgggaaatgcttttttttaattctagaaatatttttggagTACTCCTGAATCTTCTCAGCTGCTTTTATTCAAGTTTTCATCTGTTTCCTGCAGTTGCTCTATTTTGCTGGGCATATCTTCCATTCATTCTGACAGATCTTGACTCGGGCTACTAACTCACATTAGATAAGTTATTTTCTGATTGTTGTAATACCCTAAATTACTACAGCAGGCCCACAGGTGGTAAACGGGGAAGTGGTCTCTACCTTGGTAGGCTGGGGGGTATATAGATAGCAAGATGACTCCCTACTCCATACTTCCCCATTTCCAGGACCAGGGAGGGCTCAGCCCACCCATTAAGCTCCATCTGAGCCCCTTGTGGACAGAGACCTGGCATACTCCCATGAGATATTCACCTTCCTATAAATCTCAACAAGTCAAGTTTTTCCCCGGGATCCACTGTTTTCCATTCCTTGTCCAGAAGCTCTGATATTGTTTTTCAGATGCTTACCTAGGCCAAAGGGGGAAGGGTAGGTAAGAAGACGCCCTCTGGAGAATCCTCAGAGGAGATGCATAACAGACTCTGGAGGATGAGTAGGTTTTCTCGGGGCGGCGGAggtgggggggtagggggtggagaATGACCTTAAGTGCCAGGTTACTGAGTTTGGATCTCATTCTTTAATTACCAGAGAGCCAGCCTCAGAGGTTTCCTGTCTTCCCTGGGTCATGGTCCCTCTGAAACACTAGAGTCTACCCACAGAAGTAGCAAGAAATCCCCACCACACAGGTTCTAGAAAAAGCCTCCCACTGACTTTCTCTGAATACACTAGCTTCTTAGCCTTTCCTTGCAATGATGGTTTTGTTATAGATGGCAAGAGGAcagacatttttgtaaaatagaaagaaagccTTATTAAAATAGATGATTTGGATAACCTTGCAAGAGGTAAGCTCAGCAGAGGGATGTAaattaagagagaaaaggggggcTGCAATTAATAGGAGAGACTGTTACACAAGGTGGCCTGCTATTGTAAAAAGAGCCCTGGACCAGGATCCAGGAAATTTAAGTTTGATTCCTGGCTCTGACACTCACTAGGTACATGCCCCTTGAAAATCAAATTAATCTTTCTATTATCTCCACTCCTTTTGGGTAAAGTATTGTGATGATCAAATAAGACAATGCATGTGAAGAGGTAGTAAATTATACAGCACTACAAAAGTACTGTGGAgcacatatgtgtgtattctTCTAACCCAGTGGTTCTTAACCAAGGGCAagtcccctctcccacccctcccccagggaaatctggcaatgtctggagatattttgtaTTGTCACCACTGGACAAGGGCACAATTGGTATCTAGTGGATGGAGTCCAGGGATACTGTTAAATATCCCACAACGCACAGGGCAGTCTTTCACAAGAAAGAATTATCTAGTCCAAAATGCAAATAGTGCCGAGGTCGAGAAACCCTAAAGTAGCCTATTTATGCAGCTTTCAACCAGGAgccacttcctcctccccaggaAAGTCAGGAGGAAGAGCAGAAGTGATAAGGGTCACAGGACTGCTTTTACCTTCCCCTTTGCCCCCTGCTGCTCCTCTCTTTTGTCTCAGCAGCACCATTCTTCCCCACCCTACTGGAGATGCCGGCCCACAGGAAGGGCAGGATGCCAGACTTATAGCATAAATGGGCTCAAAGCCTGGCTTGACGGAGAAATGCACCGAGTGCAGGACTAGTTCCCTACAGAGAGGGACGTTTTCTCTTGCAATGAGAGCTGGAACAGCTTTCTCAGAGAAAGACTAGTTTCCAGGcattcaaagaaaaaggaaatctgatTTGCTGTCACTAGCTTTGCATTTTAAAGGGGGAAGGAGGTGCTTCCTTTCCAGCTTGGAAAGAATGGCTCCCGCAAAGAAGGGTGGCGAGAAGGGTGATTCTGCCATCAATGAGGTAGTGCCCAGAGAATATACCATAAACAGTCACAAGCGCATCCATGGAATGGGTTTCAAGAAGTGTGCCACTCCCGCACTGAGAGAGATCACGAAATTTGCCATGATGGAGATGGAACTCCAGATGTGCACATCGACACCAGACTCAGCAAAGCTGTCTGTGCCAAAGGAATAAGGAATGTCCCACACCGGATCGGGTGCTGTTAGCCAGAAAACATAATGAGGATGAAGATTCACCAAACAAGCTCTGTCATATGTAATCTAGTTGATTACATATGTACCTGTCACCACTTTCAGAAATCTACAGTTAATGTGGATGAGAACTAAATGCTGATTGTcgaataaagttataaaactggaagaaaaaaaaaaaacacaagatgtaaggaggaaaagagggcGAGGTTCGTTCCGGTCAGCCCCACCCCTTGCGCTGCCCAGACTGCAGCCAGCCAGGTTTGTCAAGGCGGGGTTGGTTCTAGTCAGCCCTACCGTTTGCGCTGCCCAGATTCCGGCCGACAGGTCAGTCAAGGCCCAGGCAGTACCAGTGCTCCGGAGTTGTGCTCCAAGTGCCCGCAGGGAAAGCAGGACCACGCGACACCGCCTGGAGCAGCCGAGGGGCCGGGCCCTAAGTTGGCGAGTAACACCAGCTCCAGTGACTCGGGCCGGGTGGGAGAATCCAACTCAGGAGTAGAATATGCCTCATACTCAGCGTTTTCCTGCTGCGCTGCATCCAACTGGGTCCAGCCATCCCTACTTCCCCCAGTCCCAATCTGTATCCTCTGCGCGGGGTCCGTTTGGAGGCGGCGTGCACCTCCGAAAGCGGGAGCGGGGGCCAGCCCTCGTGGCGACCGATAGAGGGAGGCCACTGGCCGGCAGGGGGCGCTGCACCGTAGGCTTGAGCGCCGTGTCCTCGAAGACCCTTTCTCTCTGCCCTGTGTCCTCAGGTAACATGTTAGCTGTGCACTTTGACAAGCCGGGAGGACCAGAAAACCTCTACTTGAAGGAGGTGGCCAAGCCAAGCCCAGGAGAGGGGGAAGTCCTCCTGAAGGTGGCGGCCAGCGCCCTGAACCGGGCAGACATACTCCAGGTACCGAGGGGTcaggcaggggctgggtggggcagggcgaGATTTCAGGGCCTTCAATAAACATTCATCAGACAGATGAAGGAATGACCTAGGGTACTGCCTGTAACACTCATCATACAGTGTGTGCAGAGGGTGTGCTGGGGGTTCTGAGAGGTAGAACCATTTAGTGTACACAAAATACTTGCGCGCTGTATTTGCAAAGCAGAGTCCACACGGAGTTAATCCAGTCTGCTCAGGCTTTCAGATAAGAAGGGGATTACCATTTGTTGAAGGCGGTGTGAGTGTGTTGGGCTGTGCTTTATCTCATTtaccctgcaggccaccctgtTCATCATTTGTAGTctacaggtaaagaaactaaTGGTCAGGGAGCTTAAGCAATACATCCAAGACCACAACACTAATAATGCAGGAGGGGTTCGGGTGGGGAGAAGACTGTGATTCACACTGAGGTCTCTGTGGCTCCAAAGGCTGCGCTTCCCACTCTGAGGGTCCCAGGGTGAGCTGGGAGCAGTACTGTAAGAATTTTCTTCTGCTATTTGAAGAGCTAACCTGGACCAGCTGCATTGGTTGGGGTAATTGAGAAATgtgcaccagaatcacctggggcactttttcaaaataaacatgacCAGGACCCAGGCAAATGTGTTCTTTGAAAAAGCCCCTCAAATGGTGCACACTCCGGGTTCAGTCCCTCTGGTCTAAAGCCCTGGTCAGAGGCTACTGAGGATTGCAATGAGTAAATACAGAGCCTGGCACTCGATACAGGAAAATTATCATTAAAGAGTCCATGGTTTCGTTCCTAATCCTGTTAATTTACTTTGCAAGCTTAGACAAGGCATTTTCCTGTCCAGGcctgtttctccatttgtaaaacaagGGGTTTAGATGAGGGAAATAGCTAAGGGCCTTACTAGTTATGACATCCACTGATTGATTATATGACATACTATGTCTTATTTGCATGAAACAAATTACTCTCTTTTCCTGACTtaagaaaaactgattttattttgaattttctgtcagaaaaaaagaactattgGAAGAGGGTCAGGGATGATGACACAGATTTCTGATCATATTTACCACTTCGTGCATTCCTCTCTCCGCAGAGACAAGGCCAGTATGCGCCACCACTAGGAGCCAGCAGCATTTTGGGACTCGAGGCGTCTGGAcacgtggcagagctgggacctggCTGCCAGGGGCACTGGAAGATTGGGGACCCAGCCATGGCTCTGCTGCCCAGTGGGGGTCAGGCTCAATATGTCACTGTCCCTGAAGGGCTCCTCATGCCCATCCCAGCAGGACTGACCCTGCCCCAGGCAGCAGCCATCCCAGAGACCTGGCTTACAGCCTTCCAGCTGTTACATCTCATAGGTGAGGAGGCCCGCCCACATGCTCACCCCATGCAACGTGGCTCAATTCCTGCCTGACTCAGCCATCTCAAAACCCAGTAGTTCTCCAGGGCACTGAGCCACACCCAACCCCAGCACCTCACCTACTGTACCACCAGTAGTAGAAGGTCCTCACACCATATTAGCAAAAGCTTGATGTTGAAGCTGAAAATCCTGGTCATTAGATAGAAGGCCTGTGCACATCTTCATACTGCAGGCCCACCAGTGGTCCCCGCTTCTCAAAGTCATGCTGAGCTTTTCCCTGGGAGCCCTAGTGCAACAGCAGGGGCCATTCAACCAACTCTTATTCCTCTCCAATACCTCTGAGCCGCCCAAAAGATCATGTGAGGGAGCCTAAGAAGACGTGGTCCTTGTCTTTAGGGAGTTCGGTGTAACTGGGAAGACAGACATGCACAAGAATTAGACAACCAAAGTTTGAAAGGATGGCTTTGTATGATAGAAGCTCGTGATGGGAAAAGTTGGTGTGGGCaaaggtggtcagagaaggctttctgGAAGAGAACATGAAGGGTGGGTGGAGTTGTGATGGACAGAAGGCAGGCCAGAGTGGCCTAAGAAAgagtgtctttttctttcttagtgagAAAGATGAGATTGGCTGCTCTGCTCAGAAGTGAAGGATGACAGTTGTCATTTGTGAAAAATGACACTGGGACTAGATTGTGGTGGCTTTGAACTGCAAGCTGTCTGGATTTGATACAAAAGCCAATCGAGAGCCATGTTACAATTTGAGGAGAAAGTGACATAATGAAAGTTCCATTTTAGGAGTAGGAGCCTGGTTGTTATATATGGTGCCTGGATTAGTAAGACAAGCTGAAAGCCGGTTTCAGACTGAAGAGAGAGTAGCTTATGGTGGTGACAAGGGGAATGGTGATTATTCTTACTCAGGAATAGGTCAGAGTTGTGTGTTTATTTCATAGGTAAAACAGATTACAAGTGTGGCTGCTAATAATTGTTTCAAAAAGTTGTTTCCTACTTTGACCAAAGGCagtaaggcaaaaaaaaaaaaaagaactgtcaatATGTTCTCTTAAGAGAGCAAGAGAGTTGGCATTTGGTGGTCCCCAGGCCAGGTGATCATGGTAGAATATGCCTACATGAAAAATGTGTAGCAATTGCAAAGTAAAGTGAATGGTTCCTGTACTTTCTGTCACAGGAAACGTTCAGGCTGGAGACTCTGTGCTAATCCATGCAGGATTAAGTGGGGTGGGCACAGCTGCCATCCAACTTGCCCGGATGGCTGGAGCTATTCCTCTGGTCACAGTTGGCTCCCAGGACAAGCTTCAAATGGCAGAAAAACTTGGAGCAGCTGGTGGATTCAATTACAAAGAAGAGGATTTTTCTGAAGCAACACTGAAATTCACCAAAGGTAAACAACAGTTTATATAGCTCAGCAGGAATTTCagagatgattaaataaaatccTCACCAGCTTCTAGATTGCCAGTGCTCTAGATTTGTCTTGCTTCTGCTAAATGTGCAACAGCTGCCCTGACCAAATTCTAGTACTCAGGCAGGTAGTATTTAGGACTAAGATGGCTTTCATGAGTATTCTTGTAAGTGGTATGATTCATACATGTCTTAGAAACTGGATAATCACACAGAGTTGGTCCAGAATTATCCAGGACCTCTTATTCCCAACTAGCCAGTTCACAGTGCATTAATAGGAGACATGAGGCAGAGACCAATTTGGAGCGGGTCACAGTAGGGTTGGGGTGTTAGCCTCCTAAATGGATGAGCCTCTGTATACCAAAGCCTAATCTGAATATTGTTGGCTCAGTCCTTTCCATTTTTCCAcatgagaggaaaaagagagatgaaaCCAAAGCTAGCAAAACTACAATTCAAACAACCCAGTGCAGACACTTCATTACTCTGTAGCCTGGGATGGACCTCCCGTTTTGTTCTCTCACGCCCAGATACCAGTGGATTCTCAGATGAACTATGTTACACATGTATGATAGAGTTCAGCTACCTAAACTCCATTTACAACAATATTTCTATGAGCAATGTTTCTAGTTCCAATCTATAGATATATCACTTGcagctgtatttatttatacccaTATATCCACACATATACCATGGGATCTTATTTTGCACCAAGCTTTCTGTGTCTGACTAGCATCACAATTTGTGTTTCATGTGGAAGGCACTGGAGTCAACCTTATCATAGATTGCATAGGAGGATCCTACTGGGAGAAAAATGTCAACTGCCTGGCTCTTGATGGTCGCTGGGTTCTCTATGGTCTGATGGGAGGAGCTGACGTCAATGGGCCTCTGTTTTCAAAGCTTCTTTTTAAACGAGGAAGTCTGATCACCAGTCTGCTAAGATCTAGGGACAAAAAGGTGAGTGATGAGTGAAAACTATTACCCAGAGAAATATGATTCATTCCATAACGCCAAAGAAGGGAAGATCTGTCACATTTTAAGGTAGGGAGCCTATGTAGAAACCTGCCCCCCTTCTCCCCCATGGATAGTTAACCCAATTTCACAGAAGTAATTAAAACTGGTCAATAGAAGCCTCAATATCTTGGAAAAGGGGTAGCTAACATTTCATATGAGACCTTGGAAGTCTTTCTAATACAATGAACAAAGCATTGACCATAGTAGGAAGCACTTCTAATAGTCACACGACTTTATTTTGAAAGGCAGAACTCTTCTCAGTATGTTAAGAAAGCCTGTTAGCATTCAACCTGAAATCTTGTGTGGTATTCTAGCAGGCGCCAGCTTTGGGACTGTTTCCCAATATAGAGTTTCACACCTGCTAGGGGATAGCAGAGCTTAACCATCCCTTTTGAACTAAGCCTATGTAACACCTGTCTGTGGCTGCCTCCTGCTTAaagcctttatttaaaaatagtcctTAGGCTGTGAGTGACACTAATATTTTCCTCCCGGCTTCAGTCTTTATCTGGTACAGAACAGAGGTTACGTATTTTGGGGCATGCACATAATGCTGGTAGTGAAGGGATTAGGTACCCGAGTGCTTTTTCTGATGTGTACATGGTTCAGAGAGAGCACAAAGGCTAGGCAGCAAGGTAAGGCTGAcggtcttcttttcctttcttagtaCAAGGAAATGCTGGTGAAGGCTTTCACGGAACAAATTCTGCCCCACTTCTCCACAGAAGGGCCCCAATGTCTATTGCCGGTTCTAGACAGAGTCTACCCCCTGACGGAAATCCAAGAGGCGCATAAGTACATGGAGAGTAACAAGCACATGGGAAAAATCGTCCTGGAATTGCCCCAATGAAGGTGGAAGAGGCAGTGAAACCAAGGGTCCTTACGGCTTTGATTAAAGTTAGTTTTAAAttctagctctagaaatcatatccCTCTCTCTATGTGTACCCCTCAGAGACCAacccccacccgccacccccaTAGTCAGTAACCCCTGAGGCAGAAGACGGTGGCCCGGACCTTAATAATAGTCACACGCCCAGACCTCTAGCAGGTtcaagataacatcttgacctaagttatgtttcagttccTAAGCCCTTGGCTCCTTTCCCATGAGACTGGACAGAGGGGCCCcggaaaatatttcagaacagTCCTCAAGATCTGAAGAAATTATTCCTTACCCTCACCTCCAACCAATCAGATCCCAACACAACCCCGAACCGCTAACCAACCCACGGCGTGTTGCGATTTGGCCCCAAATAATCTGTAACCTACAAGCCATTGGGAAGCCAGGGCTCCAGAGCACTGGCTCACCTGTGTCTCCGGGTTTGGTGCCATTTCCTTAAAGAAACctctactttctttgctgcaaacgcTTGTTGGTGTCCCCTTTGGCTTTGATGCGCGCAGGCAAAACGAACCCCCTGAGTTCAGTGACAGCCGTTCAGAAAACGATCACCTCAGGCCTTCCCCGggcaactttatttaaaattcactgtAGGCAGGCAAGAGATCCGACGCTATTGCAGGCCCGTCTGTAATCCACTGGTCTTCCCCAGCCCTCGTCAAATGATCCCTGTAAAGCCGGCCTAAGAAACCAGTGGAGTCAAAGGGCGGCCGGCTCACTGTGGGCGGCCCCAGCGCGCCAACTGAGGCCACAGGGGTGGGGACGAGTTGGGCGGCGGGACCAGCCTCGCGGCGGAGAGGCCGGATCAGCAGACACTCGAACTTCAGAGGCTGCGCCAGGGTTCCGGGTACGGAGACAACCCTGTAGGCCCCGCCTCACGCACTGCCACAGGCCCAGGCCCACTCACACGTCCCCAGCACTTGCCCCGCGCGCACCCCGCACACCGGGGAACCATAccaggccccgcccccttccGGAACTCACCTGAGAGCCGCCCCACTTCGCGCCCCTCTCCtcagccc is part of the Rhinolophus ferrumequinum isolate MPI-CBG mRhiFer1 chromosome 13, mRhiFer1_v1.p, whole genome shotgun sequence genome and encodes:
- the PFN4 gene encoding profilin-4 isoform X1; the encoded protein is MSHLQNLLLDTLLGTKHVDSAALIKLQERTLCVASPGFSVMPNDVKTLVNGYAKNPLQTRREGLYFKEKDYKCVRADDYSLYAKNENTGVVVVKTQLYLLVATYTEGMCPSICVEATEKLGNMLAVHFDKPGGPENLYLKEVAKPSPGEGEVLLKVAASALNRADILQRQGQYAPPLGASSILGLEASGHVAELGPGCQGHWKIGDPAMALLPSGGQAQYVTVPEGLLMPIPAGLTLPQAAAIPETWLTAFQLLHLIGNVQAGDSVLIHAGLSGVGTAAIQLARMAGAIPLVTVGSQDKLQMAEKLGAAGGFNYKEEDFSEATLKFTKGTGVNLIIDCIGGSYWEKNVNCLALDGRWVLYGLMGGADVNGPLFSKLLFKRGSLITSLLRSRDKKYKEMLVKAFTEQILPHFSTEGPQCLLPVLDRVYPLTEIQEAHKYMESNKHMGKIVLELPQ